In the Limanda limanda chromosome 1, fLimLim1.1, whole genome shotgun sequence genome, one interval contains:
- the LOC133002480 gene encoding BET1 homolog, which yields MRRPNLGEGGPRDYVASGYSVHEEENKHLQEGLGAKVNALKSLSINLGTEVKYQNKMLDEMDSDFDSTGGLLGATIRRVKQLSRRSQTKPLCYILLFCFFVFFVLYSLIKLR from the exons ATGAGACGTCCCAATCTGG gtgaaggaggcCCCAGGGATTATGTCGCCAGCGGGTACAGTGTTCACGAGGAGGAGAATAAACATCTGCAGGAGGGACTGGGAGCCAAAGTCAACGCGCTGAAAAGT CTGTCTATCAACCTCGGAACGGAAGTCAAATACCAGAATAAAATGCTTGACGAGATG GACTCAGACTTTGACTCAACCGGGGGCCTGCTCGGTGCAACCATCAGAAGAGTGAAGCAGCTGTCCAGACGCAGTCAGACCAAGCCGCTGTGCTACATTCTGCTCTTctgcttctttgttttcttcGTCCTGTACTCCCTCATCAAGCTGAGGTGA
- the dab2 gene encoding disabled homolog 2 isoform X2 encodes MSTEVANSVPVPADAGATSPYAGSASDTPPASPATATSKVPFKREKKKVPEKTDEYLLGRFQGDGVRYKAKLIGIDDVPEARGDKMCQDSMMKLKGMAVAARTQGKHKQRIWVNISMSGIKIIDEKSGVIEQEHVVNKISFIARDVTDNRAFGYVCGAEGQHQFFAIKTGQQAEPLVIDLKDLFQVIFNVRKKEAEASQKGENGTGVVENGNDALLNMDSQVKTTQPVEQLDLFGDMSTPPDIQAPNSASSDLFGAELFAAPAPSEGSSAPSDFFSSAPANSAPSSLAALGNLHLSPPATTSIPASGMWGAPTTAPSMFPMPGMTAPGPLPNFPQPSAFGGLPIPPTAWGQPVPSQFGVPPHAWGQPPPLGQLGAPGWGQPAMTNPFHAGQFSAMGEQQGPSRPPPRPPVKEAPKVQNSAFTALDPLGEKEKKCGKDMFKDFQIAKPPAIPARKGELGTNSAPAPISSEPGSFDQYFSNKVGLAQDVADHDDFDIHQMSAINDVPKPAPAPAAAPSFNAGLLDAFSSASISNNSAPAQGQGLNQDMFDEAFGSPNSSLFGGPPVTLTATVGQTSGSTAAFGDPFGNPFA; translated from the exons ATGTCAACCGAGGTGGCGAACAGCGTGCCCGTCCCAGCCGATGCCGGCGCCACCTCCCCATACGCAGGCTCGGCCTCCGACACTCCGCCGGCCTCCCCTGCAACGGCCACATCCAAGGTCCCAttcaagagagagaagaagaaag ttcCAGAGAAGACAGATGAGTACCTGCTGGGCAGGTTTCAAGGGGATGGCGTGAGGTACAAGGCCAAACTGATCGGCATTGATGACGTCCCAGAGGCTCGGGGAGACAAGATGTGCCAGGACTCCATGATGAAACTTAAG GGCATGGCAGTAGCTGCCCGGACCCAgggtaaacacaaacagaggatcTGGGTCAACATTTCCATGTCGGGAATAAAGATCATTGATGAGAAGTCTGGG GTGATTGAACAAGAGCACGTGGTGAACAAAATCTCCTTCATCGCCAGAGATGTGACGGACAACAGGGCGTTTGGATATGTGTGTGGCGCCGAGGGACAGCATCAGTTCTTCGCCATAAAGACTGGACAACAG GCAGAGCCGCTGGTGATTGATCTGAAAGATCTCTTCCAGGTCATCTTCAACGTCAGGAAGAAGGAGGCAGAGGCCTCACAGAAG GGTGAAAATGGCACTGGGGTAGTTGAG aaTGGAAATGATGCCTTGTTAAATATGGATAGTCAAGTAAAAACTACCCAA CCAGTGGAGCAGCTTGACCTTTTTGGAGACATGTCAACCCCCCCAGACATCCAGGCTCCAAAT TCTGCATCCAGTGACCTGTTTGGAGCAGAGCTGtttgctgctcctgctccatctGAGGGTTCATCTGCCCCAAGTGACTTTTTCAGCAGTGCACCTGCCAACTCCGCTCCCTCCTCCTTAGCTGCCCTGG GGAATCTTCATCTAAGTCCTCCAGCTACCACAAGCATCCCTGCTTCAGGCATGTGGGGAGCCCCCACTACAGCGCCCTCCATGTTCCCAATGCCAGGAATGACCGCTCCAGGCCCTCTGCCTAACTTCCCACAGCCGTCGGCCTTCGGAGGTCTACCCATACCACCCACAGCCTGGGGCCAGCCAGTGCCATCCCAGTTTGGCGTCCCGCCCCACGCCTGGGGCCAGCCTCCACCACTTGGCCAACTCGGAGCTCCAGGTTGGGGTCAGCCTGCAATGACCAATCCTTTCCACGCAGGCCAGTTCTCTGCGATGGGCGAGCAGCAAGGTCCGTCGCGCCCCCCTCCCAGGCCACCGGTAAAAGAGGCTCCAAAGGTACAGAACAGCGCCTTCACAGCTCTGGACCCTCtcggagaaaaagagaagaagtgtGGAAAGGACATGTTCAAGGACTTCCAGATTGCCAAGCCTCCAGCCATCCCAGCGAGGAAAGGGGAGCTCGGGACCAACTCTGCTCCGGCCCCCATCAGCAGTGAGCCAGGGTCTTTCGATCAGTACTTTTCCAATAAAGTGGGCCTGGCTCAGGATGTTGCAGATCATGATGACTTTGATATCCATCAAATGTCAGCAATTAATG ATGTCCCCAagcctgctcctgctcctgctgcagctccaagCTTTAACGCTGGACTCCTCGATGccttctcctctgcctccatctcAAATAACTCTGCACCAGCCCAGGGACAAGGCCTTAATCAGGACATGTTCGATGAAGCATTTGGGTCTCCAAACTCGAGTCTGTTCGGGGGGCCGCCTGTAACTTTG ACTGCCACTGTTGGTCAGACATCTGGTTCAACAGCTGCTTTCGGGGATCCCTTTGGAAACCCCTTTGCTTGA
- the dab2 gene encoding disabled homolog 2 isoform X1 encodes MSTEVANSVPVPADAGATSPYAGSASDTPPASPATATSKVPFKREKKKVPEKTDEYLLGRFQGDGVRYKAKLIGIDDVPEARGDKMCQDSMMKLKGMAVAARTQGKHKQRIWVNISMSGIKIIDEKSGVIEQEHVVNKISFIARDVTDNRAFGYVCGAEGQHQFFAIKTGQQAEPLVIDLKDLFQVIFNVRKKEAEASQKGENGTGVVENGNDALLNMDSQVKTTQPVEQLDLFGDMSTPPDIQAPNDSNDILLLDFSAEVDSNQNCIKGSSFVTSYDPDRGLSSQTENPFSSTFGYFPAPVSDPFKDDPLSKSPDNPQVFLSSGHLNGTAGGTSQTIINGPTNGNSEHLSQQMNGLTSKNMILALSNGQWPLGGKISQGSTTTMMDGNDSGVLSTKNPFFDSSSNTLPVTNGVTPHPQPPVTHSKDSVVISPPPQSSKAGRGRRSGKSASSDLFGAELFAAPAPSEGSSAPSDFFSSAPANSAPSSLAALGNLHLSPPATTSIPASGMWGAPTTAPSMFPMPGMTAPGPLPNFPQPSAFGGLPIPPTAWGQPVPSQFGVPPHAWGQPPPLGQLGAPGWGQPAMTNPFHAGQFSAMGEQQGPSRPPPRPPVKEAPKVQNSAFTALDPLGEKEKKCGKDMFKDFQIAKPPAIPARKGELGTNSAPAPISSEPGSFDQYFSNKVGLAQDVADHDDFDIHQMSAINDVPKPAPAPAAAPSFNAGLLDAFSSASISNNSAPAQGQGLNQDMFDEAFGSPNSSLFGGPPVTLTATVGQTSGSTAAFGDPFGNPFA; translated from the exons ATGTCAACCGAGGTGGCGAACAGCGTGCCCGTCCCAGCCGATGCCGGCGCCACCTCCCCATACGCAGGCTCGGCCTCCGACACTCCGCCGGCCTCCCCTGCAACGGCCACATCCAAGGTCCCAttcaagagagagaagaagaaag ttcCAGAGAAGACAGATGAGTACCTGCTGGGCAGGTTTCAAGGGGATGGCGTGAGGTACAAGGCCAAACTGATCGGCATTGATGACGTCCCAGAGGCTCGGGGAGACAAGATGTGCCAGGACTCCATGATGAAACTTAAG GGCATGGCAGTAGCTGCCCGGACCCAgggtaaacacaaacagaggatcTGGGTCAACATTTCCATGTCGGGAATAAAGATCATTGATGAGAAGTCTGGG GTGATTGAACAAGAGCACGTGGTGAACAAAATCTCCTTCATCGCCAGAGATGTGACGGACAACAGGGCGTTTGGATATGTGTGTGGCGCCGAGGGACAGCATCAGTTCTTCGCCATAAAGACTGGACAACAG GCAGAGCCGCTGGTGATTGATCTGAAAGATCTCTTCCAGGTCATCTTCAACGTCAGGAAGAAGGAGGCAGAGGCCTCACAGAAG GGTGAAAATGGCACTGGGGTAGTTGAG aaTGGAAATGATGCCTTGTTAAATATGGATAGTCAAGTAAAAACTACCCAA CCAGTGGAGCAGCTTGACCTTTTTGGAGACATGTCAACCCCCCCAGACATCCAGGCTCCAAAT GACTCAAATGATATTCTCTTGCTGGACTTTTCCGCTGAAGTTGACAGCAATCAGAATTGCATAAAGGGAAGCTCCTTTGTAACGTCCTATGATCCTGACCGTGGGCTGTCTTCCCAGACAGAGAATCCCTTTTCCTCCACATTTGGTTATTTCCCAGCTCCAGTCAGTGACCCTTTCAAAGACGACCCCCTCTCTAAATCACCTGATAATCCCCAGGTCTTCCTCTCCAGCGGTCACCTAAACGGCACTGCTGGCGGCACTAGTCAGACAATTATTAATGGTCCTACAAATGGAAACTCTGAACACCTTAGTCAGCAGATGAATGGGTTAACCAGCAAGAATATGATCCTTGCTCTCAGTAACGGACAGTGGCCACTGGGGGGCAAAATATCTCAAGGCAGCACTACTACCATGATGGACGGAAATGACTCTGGAGTCCTCTCGACCAAAAAccccttttttgactcatcttcgaACACTTTGCCCGTCACTAATGGCGTTACTCCTCACCCGCAACCCCCTGTGACTCATAGCAAGGACTCAGTTGTCATAAGCCCCCCTCCGCAGAGCTCTAAGGCCGGACGAGGTCGACGGAGTGGAAAG TCTGCATCCAGTGACCTGTTTGGAGCAGAGCTGtttgctgctcctgctccatctGAGGGTTCATCTGCCCCAAGTGACTTTTTCAGCAGTGCACCTGCCAACTCCGCTCCCTCCTCCTTAGCTGCCCTGG GGAATCTTCATCTAAGTCCTCCAGCTACCACAAGCATCCCTGCTTCAGGCATGTGGGGAGCCCCCACTACAGCGCCCTCCATGTTCCCAATGCCAGGAATGACCGCTCCAGGCCCTCTGCCTAACTTCCCACAGCCGTCGGCCTTCGGAGGTCTACCCATACCACCCACAGCCTGGGGCCAGCCAGTGCCATCCCAGTTTGGCGTCCCGCCCCACGCCTGGGGCCAGCCTCCACCACTTGGCCAACTCGGAGCTCCAGGTTGGGGTCAGCCTGCAATGACCAATCCTTTCCACGCAGGCCAGTTCTCTGCGATGGGCGAGCAGCAAGGTCCGTCGCGCCCCCCTCCCAGGCCACCGGTAAAAGAGGCTCCAAAGGTACAGAACAGCGCCTTCACAGCTCTGGACCCTCtcggagaaaaagagaagaagtgtGGAAAGGACATGTTCAAGGACTTCCAGATTGCCAAGCCTCCAGCCATCCCAGCGAGGAAAGGGGAGCTCGGGACCAACTCTGCTCCGGCCCCCATCAGCAGTGAGCCAGGGTCTTTCGATCAGTACTTTTCCAATAAAGTGGGCCTGGCTCAGGATGTTGCAGATCATGATGACTTTGATATCCATCAAATGTCAGCAATTAATG ATGTCCCCAagcctgctcctgctcctgctgcagctccaagCTTTAACGCTGGACTCCTCGATGccttctcctctgcctccatctcAAATAACTCTGCACCAGCCCAGGGACAAGGCCTTAATCAGGACATGTTCGATGAAGCATTTGGGTCTCCAAACTCGAGTCTGTTCGGGGGGCCGCCTGTAACTTTG ACTGCCACTGTTGGTCAGACATCTGGTTCAACAGCTGCTTTCGGGGATCCCTTTGGAAACCCCTTTGCTTGA
- the c9 gene encoding complement component C9, which produces MRTEVALQLGFCGLCLTLALLGEGMAVELPDPPAVNCRWGTWTPWIACDPCTKTRRRSRTVEVFGQFGGDSCQGSLGDREHCVPDTECARPPPPECLDSEFQCETGHCIKKRLMCNGDYDCEDGSDEDCDPVRKPCGTRVVENNEQGRTAGYGINILGADPRMNPFNNDNFNGRCDVVRNPNTQKYDRLPWNVGVLDYQTLAEETVSKEIYEDTHSLLREILKEMTVKLDAGLSFKFNASEESMSQSPIKLNLDYHHDKKTMIKEVTEYSTIKNKSFMRVKGRIQLSTYRLRSRDLKVADEFLAHVESLPLEYEKGIYFAFMEDYGTHYTKNGKAGGEYELIYVLNQDTIKAKNLTERTIQECVKIGITADFGADQKGNVKHDKCNDVTKKEEGSIHGKAVVDKVMTSVNGGTLESAVTMRAKLNRDGVMDLATYQNWARTVAEAPALLNSEPEPIYMLIPLDMPGANSRIANLKQATAEYVAEYSVCKCKPCHNGGTLALLDGKCICLCPHLFEGMSCQNFKGDKAQHPGTRPTVNQEGNWSCWSAWSGCNGGKRARTRSCNADGLHGAVCRGDTNSDEFCSTER; this is translated from the exons ATGAGGACTGAGGTCGCCCTCCAGCTGGGCTTCTGTGGCCTGTGTCTGACTCTGGCACTTCTTGGGGAAGGAAT GGCAGTGGAGCTTCCTGACCCACCAGCAGTGAATTGTAGATGGGGTACCTGGACACCGTGGATTGCATGTGATCCGTGCACAAAAACCAGG AGACGTTCTAGAACCGTGGAAGTGTTTGGCCAGTTCGGAGGTGACTCGTGCCAGGGTTCACTCGGGGACAGGGAGCACTGTGTACCAGATACTGAATGTGCTCGACCACCACCCCCTGAGTGTTTGGACTCAGAGTTCCAGTGTGAGACAG GTCATTGCATTAAGAAGAGACTAATGTGCAATGGAGACTATGACTGTGAGGATGGATCAGATGAGGACTGTGATCCTGTTCGCAAACCATGTGGGACGAGGGTTGTTGAAAACAACGAGCAAGGCAGAACTGCAGGATACGG AATCAACATCTTGGGTGCAGATCCTCGTATGAACCCCTTCAACAATGACAACTTCAACGGAAGATGTGATGTAGTCAGGAATCCAAACACTCAGAAGTATGACAGGCTTCCATGGAATGTTGGTGTGCTGGACTATCAG ACTCTGGCTGAGGAGACTGTTTCGAAAGAAATCTacgaagacacacacagccttctGAGGGAAATACTGAAAGAGATGACGGTGAAATTGGATGCTGGACTTTCCTTCAAATTCAATGCGAGTGAGGAGTCCATGTCCCAATCGCCTATAAAGTTGAATTTAGATTACCATCACGACAAGAAAACTATGATAAAGGAGGTCACAGAGTACAGCACTATTAAG AACAAGAGCTTCATGCGGGTGAAAGGCCGAATACAGCTGAGCACCTACAGGCTGCGCTCTCGTGACTTGAAAGTGGCCGATGAATTCCTTGCGCACGTCGAGTCTTTACCCTTGGAGTATGAGAAGGGTATTTACTTTGCCTTCATGGAAGACTACGGAACCCACTACACAAAAAACGGGAAGGCTGGTGGCGAATACGAGTTGATCTATGTCCTCAACCAGGACACCATCAAGGCAAAAA ATCTGACTGAGAGAACGATTCAAGAGTGTGTCAAAATAGGCATCACAGCagattttggagcagatcagaAAGGAAACGTTAAACACGACAAGTGTAATGACGTGACCAAGAAAGAAGAAG GAAGCATTCATGGAAAAGCAGTGGTGGACAAGGTGATGACATCAGTCAACGGAGGCACTCTAGAAAGTGCAGTCACTATGAGAGCTAAATTAAACCGGGATGGGGTGATGGACCTGGCTACGTATCAGAACTGGGCTCGAACCGTCGCTGAGGCCCCAGCGCTGCTCAACAGTGAG CCAGAGCCCATCTACATGTTGATCCCGCTGGACATGCCTGGCGCTAACTCCCGGATAGCAAACCTGAAGCAGGCCACAGCAGAGTATGTAGCAGAGTACAGCGTGTGCAAGTGTAAGCCCTGCCATAACGGAGGCACCCTCGCTCTGCTCGATGGAAAATGCATCTGTCTGTGCCCTCACCTGTTTGAGGGCATGAGCTGCCAGAATTTCAAGGGCGATAAAGCTCAACACCCAG gTACGAGACCAACTGTTAATCAGGAAGGTAACTGGTCGTGCTGGTCGGCCTGGTCCGGTTGTAACGGAGGGAAACGCGCCAGGACCCGCAGCTGCAACGCAGACGGGCTCCATGGAGCTGTGTGCAGGGGCGACACCAACAGTGACGAATTCTGCTCAACAGAAAGATGA